A window of Zingiber officinale cultivar Zhangliang chromosome 5A, Zo_v1.1, whole genome shotgun sequence contains these coding sequences:
- the LOC121981135 gene encoding ethylene-responsive transcription factor ERF061-like — MDGMQETLAPGEIPSEISAALSKILLSGTNALDSIFSHLPPPLTETRSPAIPHLGSSVYLQQTELLRQFGTGYHTRTAPSIYNHAATAMVSEEIGKKKLYRGVRQRQWGKWVAEIRLPQNRMRIWLGTYDSPESAAYAYDRAAYKLRGEYARLNFPDLRDAGDYPERLKALRSAVDSKIQAICQRLRRRRKARRPNDTENKRVAEKLSTATAEKKSDVIEAASALAPASQTSSSALASQTSSSAPASHTSSSASASWESEADGECWLARMPSYDPELIWEVLAN; from the coding sequence ATGGATGGTATGCAAGAAACCCTAGCGCCGGGGGAAATTCCCAGCGAGATTAGCGCTGCCTTATCGAAGATCCTCCTGTCGGGGACGAACGCCCTTGACTCCATATTCTCCCACCTTCCGCCGCCGCTTACGGAGACCAGGTCGCCGGCGATCCCGCATCTCGGCTCATCCGTATACCTCCAGCAAACGGAGCTTCTGCGGCAGTTCGGCACCGGCTACCACACGCGCACCGCCCCGTCGATCTACAATCACGCCGCGACAGCGATGGTTTCTGAGGAGATTGGGAAGAAGAAGCTCTACCGGGGGGTGCGGCAGCGGCAATGGGGGAAGTGGGTGGCGGAGATCCGTCTGCCGCAGAACCGGATGCGGATCTGGCTCGGCACCTACGACTCCCCAGAGTCGGCGGCGTACGCCTACGACAGGGCCGCCTACAAGCTCCGCGGCGAGTACGCGCGCCTCAACTTCCCCGACCTGCGCGACGCCGGAGACTACCCCGAGCGATTAAAGGCGCTACGCTCCGCCGTCGACTCCAAGATCCAGGCCATATGCCAGCGCCTCAGAAGGCGGCGTAAGGCAAGGCGACCGAACGACACGGAGAACAAGAGGGTCGCGGAGAAGTTATCGACGGCGACCGCGGAGAAGAAGAGCGACGTTATTGAAGCGGCGTCAGCGCTGGCGCCGGCTTCGCAGACGTCGTCTTCGGCGCTGGCTTCGCAGACGTCGTCTTCGGCGCCGGCTTCGCATACGTCGTCTTCGGCGTCGGCTTCGTGGGAGAGCGAAGCGGACGGCGAGTGTTGGCTGGCGAGGATGCCATCGTACGATCCAGAATTAATCTGGGAGGTGCTCGCTAATTGA